A single Populus nigra chromosome 13, ddPopNigr1.1, whole genome shotgun sequence DNA region contains:
- the LOC133671579 gene encoding aminopeptidase M1-like isoform X2, which translates to MERNQNIKQFKGQTRLPKFAIPDRYDLHLKPDLSVCTFSGTICINLRIIEPTKFVVLNALELNIHGVLFTDSQNQQFSPCDIVLDDDDEILMLVFEEALNAGDGILRIDFSGILNEHLRGFYRCTYMDGEEKKNMAVTQFEAVDARRCFPCWDEPALKATFKITIDLPLELVALSNMPIIDEKLTGNVKTVYFEESPLMSTYLVAVVIGLFDYVEDTTADGVKVRVYCPLGQANKGKYALSIAVKALDLFAEYFSMPYPLPKLDMVAVPEFSGGAMENYGLIIYRENELLYDDLQSTAARKQIMTIVVMHEVAHHWFGNLVTMEWWTHLWLNEGFATWISYMATDGLFPEWKIWTQFLQQTTGGLRVDALEGSHPIEVEVHQARSVNEIFDAISYKKGSAVIRMLQGYLGDDILQKALSSYMEKYAWKNAKTEDLWSVLSAESGIQVNKMMDSWTKQKGYPVISVKSEDHFLEFEQSQFLSSGLHGEGKWIVPITLFLGSYNRRKNFLLESKFEKVDVSELFSSSDGYSGSFNEANEEKCSEFVWVKVNVEQSGFYRVKYEDKLAAQLRKAVEKNCLLASDKFGVLDDAFALCQACEISISSLLSLMDVYRKELDYAVLSKLIDVCYSVVEISIDAIPDAVNELKTFFINLLLFSAEKLGWESVPGEIHLNTMLRGDVYKALATFGHDKTHSEAMQRFESLLKDSATPLLSADIRKATYIAIMRNASTTNRNGFESLLKILREADTVHEKERVLGCIASCPDSEIVLEVLNLLVSDEVRDQDIIYGLRGISLEGREIAWRWLKDNWDLILNKYGDGLLITHFIRDIITPFCSNEKADEVTEFFAARATPGIATNLKQSIEQVRIKARWVQSIKQESSLEEVISRLAC; encoded by the exons ATGGAGCGGAACCAGAACATAAAGCAGTTCAAAGGCCAAACAAGACTACCAAAGTTTGCCATCCCTGATCGTTATGACCTTCACCTCAAACCTGATCTTTCAGTCTGTACCTTTTCTGGCACCATATGTATTAACCTTAGAATCATTGAACCCACTAAGTTCGTTGTCTTAAATGCTCTTGAACTCAATATCCATGGAGTCTTGTTCACTGACTCTCAGAACCAA CAGTTTAGTCCATGTGATATTGTtttggatgatgatgatgagataCTTATGCTGGTCTTTGAAGAAGCACTTAATGCTGGCGATGGAATCCTAAGGATTGACTTTTCTGGGATTCTTAATGAGCATTTGAGAGGGTTCTACAGATG TACTTACATGGatggagaagagaagaagaatatgGCAGTTACTCAGTTTGAAGCAGTGGACGCAAGGAGGTGTTTTCCATGCTGGGATGAACCTGCGCTCAAg GCAACGTTCAAAATAACCATAGATTTGCCGTTGGAGTTGGTAGCTTTGTCTAATATGCCAATCATCGATGAAAAGCTTACTGGGAATGTCAAGACTGTTTATTTCGAGGAGTCTCCTCTCATGTCAACTTATTTGGTGGCTGTTGTTATTGGGTTATTCGACTATGTTGAAGACACGACAGCTGATG GGGTCAAGGTTCGTGTGTACTGTCCTTTGGGTCAGGCCAACAAAGGGAAATATGCTCTAAGTATTGCTGTCAAGGCACTTGATTTATTTGCTGA GTACTTCTCGATGCCCTACCCGCTTCCTAAGCTGGATATGGTTGCTGTCCCTGAATTTTCTGGTGGAGCAATGGAGAATTATGGTCTGATAATTTATCGTGAAAATGAGTTACTATATGATGATCTGCAGTCTACAGCTGCTAGAAAGCAGATA ATGACAATTGTTGTAATGCATGAAGTGGCCCATCATTGGTTTGGCAATCTAGTTACTATGGAATGGTGGACTCATTTATGGCTAAATGAGGGTTTTGCAACATGG ATTAGTTACATGGCAACAGATGGCTTGTTTCCTGAGTGGAAAATATGGACTCAGTTTCTTCAGCAAACAACTGGTGGCTTGCGTGTCGATGCTCTAGAAGGATCACATCCAATTGAG GTGGAGGTACACCAAGCTCGTTCAGTGAATGAAATCTTCGATGCTATCAGCTATAAGAAGGGATCAGCTGTTATCAGGATGTTGCAGGGCTATCTTGGGGATGACATATTGCAG AAAGCCCTGAGCTCATACATGGAAAAATACGCTTGGAAAAATGCCAAGACAGAAGATTTATGGAGCGTTCTTTCAGCAGAATCTGGTATTCAAGTGAACAAAATGATGGATAGCTGGACAAAGCAAAAAGGATATCCAGTCATTTCCGTAAAATCTGAAGACCACTTCTTAGAATTTGAACAG TCACAATTCCTGTCATCTGGTTTGCATGGTGAGGGGAAATGGATTGTTCCAATAACTTTGTTCCTTGGCTCTTACAACAGACGCAAGAATTTCCTGTTAGAGTCAAAATTTGAAAAGGTGGATGTATCTGAGCTCTTTTCATCTTCTGATGGGTATTCTGGCTCATTCAATGAAGCTAACGAGGAGAAATGTTCTGAGTTTGTATGGGTCAAAGTTAACGTTGAGCAGAGTGGTTTCTATAGAGTAAAATATGAAGATAAACTTGCAGCTCAACTGAGGAAAGCAGTAGAGAAAAATTGCTTGTTGGCATCAGATAAATTTG GGGTTCTGGATGATGCATTTGCTCTTTGCCAGGCTTGTGAAATATCAATATCATCTTTGCTTTCTTTGATGGATGTATACAGAAAAGAGCTGGATTATGCTGTATTGTCGAAACTCATTGAT GTATGCTATAGTGTCGTTGAGATCTCGATAGACGCCATCCCAGATGCAGTGAATGAGTTGAAAACGTTTTTCATCAACCTCCTCCTATTTTCTGCTGA GAAATTAGGATGGGAATCGGTTCCAGGTGAGATCCACTTAAATACAATGTTAAGAGGAGATGTATACAAGGCCTTGGCTACCTTTGGGCATGATAAAACTCACAGTGAAGCAATGCAGCGGTTTGAATCGTTGTTAAAAGACAGTGCCACACCTCTTCTTTCAGCTGATATAAGAAAG GCTACGTACATTGCTATAATGAGGAATGCTAGCACCACAAATAGAAATGGTTTTGAGTCCTTGTTGAAGATTTTGAGAGAAGCCGATACAGTTCATGAGAAGGAACGTGTTTTGG GATGTATAGCTTCATGTCCAGACTCGGAGATAGTTCTAGAAGTTCTGAACCTGTTGGTTTCTGATGAG GTTCGGGATCAGGATATCATCTATGGACTGCGTGGAATTAGCTTAGAGGGCCGCGAAATAGCATGGAGATGGTTGAAG
- the LOC133671579 gene encoding aminopeptidase M1-like isoform X3, whose amino-acid sequence MERNQNIKQFKGQTRLPKFAIPDRYDLHLKPDLSVCTFSGTICINLRIIEPTKFVVLNALELNIHGVLFTDSQNQQQFSPCDIVLDDDDEILMLVFEEALNAGDGILRIDFSGILNEHLRGFYRCTYMDGEEKKNMAVTQFEAVDARRCFPCWDEPALKATFKITIDLPLELVALSNMPIIDEKLTGNVKTVYFEESPLMSTYLVAVVIGLFDYVEDTTADGVKVRVYCPLGQANKGKYALSIAVKALDLFAEYFSMPYPLPKLDMVAVPEFSGGAMENYGLIIYRENELLYDDLQSTAARKQIMTIVVMHEVAHHWFGNLVTMEWWTHLWLNEGFATWISYMATDGLFPEWKIWTQFLQQTTGGLRVDALEGSHPIEVEVHQARSVNEIFDAISYKKGSAVIRMLQGYLGDDILQKALSSYMEKYAWKNAKTEDLWSVLSAESGIQVNKMMDSWTKQKGYPVISVKSEDHFLEFEQSQFLSSGLHGEGKWIVPITLFLGSYNRRKNFLLESKFEKVDVSELFSSSDGYSGSFNEANEEKCSEFVWVKVNVEQSGFYRVKYEDKLAAQLRKAVEKNCLLASDKFGVLDDAFALCQACEISISSLLSLMDVYRKELDYAVLSKLIDVCYSVVEISIDAIPDAVNELKTFFINLLLFSAEKLGWESVPGEIHLNTMLRGDVYKALATFGHDKTHSEAMQRFESLLKDSATPLLSADIRKATYIAIMRNASTTNRNGFESLLKILREADTVHEKERVLGCIASCPDSEIVLEVLNLLVSDEVRDQDIIYGLRGISLEGREIAWRWLKDNWDLILNKYGDGLLITHFIRDIITPSGSSAAMKRLMK is encoded by the exons ATGGAGCGGAACCAGAACATAAAGCAGTTCAAAGGCCAAACAAGACTACCAAAGTTTGCCATCCCTGATCGTTATGACCTTCACCTCAAACCTGATCTTTCAGTCTGTACCTTTTCTGGCACCATATGTATTAACCTTAGAATCATTGAACCCACTAAGTTCGTTGTCTTAAATGCTCTTGAACTCAATATCCATGGAGTCTTGTTCACTGACTCTCAGAACCAA CAGCAGTTTAGTCCATGTGATATTGTtttggatgatgatgatgagataCTTATGCTGGTCTTTGAAGAAGCACTTAATGCTGGCGATGGAATCCTAAGGATTGACTTTTCTGGGATTCTTAATGAGCATTTGAGAGGGTTCTACAGATG TACTTACATGGatggagaagagaagaagaatatgGCAGTTACTCAGTTTGAAGCAGTGGACGCAAGGAGGTGTTTTCCATGCTGGGATGAACCTGCGCTCAAg GCAACGTTCAAAATAACCATAGATTTGCCGTTGGAGTTGGTAGCTTTGTCTAATATGCCAATCATCGATGAAAAGCTTACTGGGAATGTCAAGACTGTTTATTTCGAGGAGTCTCCTCTCATGTCAACTTATTTGGTGGCTGTTGTTATTGGGTTATTCGACTATGTTGAAGACACGACAGCTGATG GGGTCAAGGTTCGTGTGTACTGTCCTTTGGGTCAGGCCAACAAAGGGAAATATGCTCTAAGTATTGCTGTCAAGGCACTTGATTTATTTGCTGA GTACTTCTCGATGCCCTACCCGCTTCCTAAGCTGGATATGGTTGCTGTCCCTGAATTTTCTGGTGGAGCAATGGAGAATTATGGTCTGATAATTTATCGTGAAAATGAGTTACTATATGATGATCTGCAGTCTACAGCTGCTAGAAAGCAGATA ATGACAATTGTTGTAATGCATGAAGTGGCCCATCATTGGTTTGGCAATCTAGTTACTATGGAATGGTGGACTCATTTATGGCTAAATGAGGGTTTTGCAACATGG ATTAGTTACATGGCAACAGATGGCTTGTTTCCTGAGTGGAAAATATGGACTCAGTTTCTTCAGCAAACAACTGGTGGCTTGCGTGTCGATGCTCTAGAAGGATCACATCCAATTGAG GTGGAGGTACACCAAGCTCGTTCAGTGAATGAAATCTTCGATGCTATCAGCTATAAGAAGGGATCAGCTGTTATCAGGATGTTGCAGGGCTATCTTGGGGATGACATATTGCAG AAAGCCCTGAGCTCATACATGGAAAAATACGCTTGGAAAAATGCCAAGACAGAAGATTTATGGAGCGTTCTTTCAGCAGAATCTGGTATTCAAGTGAACAAAATGATGGATAGCTGGACAAAGCAAAAAGGATATCCAGTCATTTCCGTAAAATCTGAAGACCACTTCTTAGAATTTGAACAG TCACAATTCCTGTCATCTGGTTTGCATGGTGAGGGGAAATGGATTGTTCCAATAACTTTGTTCCTTGGCTCTTACAACAGACGCAAGAATTTCCTGTTAGAGTCAAAATTTGAAAAGGTGGATGTATCTGAGCTCTTTTCATCTTCTGATGGGTATTCTGGCTCATTCAATGAAGCTAACGAGGAGAAATGTTCTGAGTTTGTATGGGTCAAAGTTAACGTTGAGCAGAGTGGTTTCTATAGAGTAAAATATGAAGATAAACTTGCAGCTCAACTGAGGAAAGCAGTAGAGAAAAATTGCTTGTTGGCATCAGATAAATTTG GGGTTCTGGATGATGCATTTGCTCTTTGCCAGGCTTGTGAAATATCAATATCATCTTTGCTTTCTTTGATGGATGTATACAGAAAAGAGCTGGATTATGCTGTATTGTCGAAACTCATTGAT GTATGCTATAGTGTCGTTGAGATCTCGATAGACGCCATCCCAGATGCAGTGAATGAGTTGAAAACGTTTTTCATCAACCTCCTCCTATTTTCTGCTGA GAAATTAGGATGGGAATCGGTTCCAGGTGAGATCCACTTAAATACAATGTTAAGAGGAGATGTATACAAGGCCTTGGCTACCTTTGGGCATGATAAAACTCACAGTGAAGCAATGCAGCGGTTTGAATCGTTGTTAAAAGACAGTGCCACACCTCTTCTTTCAGCTGATATAAGAAAG GCTACGTACATTGCTATAATGAGGAATGCTAGCACCACAAATAGAAATGGTTTTGAGTCCTTGTTGAAGATTTTGAGAGAAGCCGATACAGTTCATGAGAAGGAACGTGTTTTGG GATGTATAGCTTCATGTCCAGACTCGGAGATAGTTCTAGAAGTTCTGAACCTGTTGGTTTCTGATGAG GTTCGGGATCAGGATATCATCTATGGACTGCGTGGAATTAGCTTAGAGGGCCGCGAAATAGCATGGAGATGGTTGAAG
- the LOC133671579 gene encoding aminopeptidase M1-like isoform X1, which produces MERNQNIKQFKGQTRLPKFAIPDRYDLHLKPDLSVCTFSGTICINLRIIEPTKFVVLNALELNIHGVLFTDSQNQQQFSPCDIVLDDDDEILMLVFEEALNAGDGILRIDFSGILNEHLRGFYRCTYMDGEEKKNMAVTQFEAVDARRCFPCWDEPALKATFKITIDLPLELVALSNMPIIDEKLTGNVKTVYFEESPLMSTYLVAVVIGLFDYVEDTTADGVKVRVYCPLGQANKGKYALSIAVKALDLFAEYFSMPYPLPKLDMVAVPEFSGGAMENYGLIIYRENELLYDDLQSTAARKQIMTIVVMHEVAHHWFGNLVTMEWWTHLWLNEGFATWISYMATDGLFPEWKIWTQFLQQTTGGLRVDALEGSHPIEVEVHQARSVNEIFDAISYKKGSAVIRMLQGYLGDDILQKALSSYMEKYAWKNAKTEDLWSVLSAESGIQVNKMMDSWTKQKGYPVISVKSEDHFLEFEQSQFLSSGLHGEGKWIVPITLFLGSYNRRKNFLLESKFEKVDVSELFSSSDGYSGSFNEANEEKCSEFVWVKVNVEQSGFYRVKYEDKLAAQLRKAVEKNCLLASDKFGVLDDAFALCQACEISISSLLSLMDVYRKELDYAVLSKLIDVCYSVVEISIDAIPDAVNELKTFFINLLLFSAEKLGWESVPGEIHLNTMLRGDVYKALATFGHDKTHSEAMQRFESLLKDSATPLLSADIRKATYIAIMRNASTTNRNGFESLLKILREADTVHEKERVLGCIASCPDSEIVLEVLNLLVSDEVRDQDIIYGLRGISLEGREIAWRWLKDNWDLILNKYGDGLLITHFIRDIITPFCSNEKADEVTEFFAARATPGIATNLKQSIEQVRIKARWVQSIKQESSLEEVISRLAC; this is translated from the exons ATGGAGCGGAACCAGAACATAAAGCAGTTCAAAGGCCAAACAAGACTACCAAAGTTTGCCATCCCTGATCGTTATGACCTTCACCTCAAACCTGATCTTTCAGTCTGTACCTTTTCTGGCACCATATGTATTAACCTTAGAATCATTGAACCCACTAAGTTCGTTGTCTTAAATGCTCTTGAACTCAATATCCATGGAGTCTTGTTCACTGACTCTCAGAACCAA CAGCAGTTTAGTCCATGTGATATTGTtttggatgatgatgatgagataCTTATGCTGGTCTTTGAAGAAGCACTTAATGCTGGCGATGGAATCCTAAGGATTGACTTTTCTGGGATTCTTAATGAGCATTTGAGAGGGTTCTACAGATG TACTTACATGGatggagaagagaagaagaatatgGCAGTTACTCAGTTTGAAGCAGTGGACGCAAGGAGGTGTTTTCCATGCTGGGATGAACCTGCGCTCAAg GCAACGTTCAAAATAACCATAGATTTGCCGTTGGAGTTGGTAGCTTTGTCTAATATGCCAATCATCGATGAAAAGCTTACTGGGAATGTCAAGACTGTTTATTTCGAGGAGTCTCCTCTCATGTCAACTTATTTGGTGGCTGTTGTTATTGGGTTATTCGACTATGTTGAAGACACGACAGCTGATG GGGTCAAGGTTCGTGTGTACTGTCCTTTGGGTCAGGCCAACAAAGGGAAATATGCTCTAAGTATTGCTGTCAAGGCACTTGATTTATTTGCTGA GTACTTCTCGATGCCCTACCCGCTTCCTAAGCTGGATATGGTTGCTGTCCCTGAATTTTCTGGTGGAGCAATGGAGAATTATGGTCTGATAATTTATCGTGAAAATGAGTTACTATATGATGATCTGCAGTCTACAGCTGCTAGAAAGCAGATA ATGACAATTGTTGTAATGCATGAAGTGGCCCATCATTGGTTTGGCAATCTAGTTACTATGGAATGGTGGACTCATTTATGGCTAAATGAGGGTTTTGCAACATGG ATTAGTTACATGGCAACAGATGGCTTGTTTCCTGAGTGGAAAATATGGACTCAGTTTCTTCAGCAAACAACTGGTGGCTTGCGTGTCGATGCTCTAGAAGGATCACATCCAATTGAG GTGGAGGTACACCAAGCTCGTTCAGTGAATGAAATCTTCGATGCTATCAGCTATAAGAAGGGATCAGCTGTTATCAGGATGTTGCAGGGCTATCTTGGGGATGACATATTGCAG AAAGCCCTGAGCTCATACATGGAAAAATACGCTTGGAAAAATGCCAAGACAGAAGATTTATGGAGCGTTCTTTCAGCAGAATCTGGTATTCAAGTGAACAAAATGATGGATAGCTGGACAAAGCAAAAAGGATATCCAGTCATTTCCGTAAAATCTGAAGACCACTTCTTAGAATTTGAACAG TCACAATTCCTGTCATCTGGTTTGCATGGTGAGGGGAAATGGATTGTTCCAATAACTTTGTTCCTTGGCTCTTACAACAGACGCAAGAATTTCCTGTTAGAGTCAAAATTTGAAAAGGTGGATGTATCTGAGCTCTTTTCATCTTCTGATGGGTATTCTGGCTCATTCAATGAAGCTAACGAGGAGAAATGTTCTGAGTTTGTATGGGTCAAAGTTAACGTTGAGCAGAGTGGTTTCTATAGAGTAAAATATGAAGATAAACTTGCAGCTCAACTGAGGAAAGCAGTAGAGAAAAATTGCTTGTTGGCATCAGATAAATTTG GGGTTCTGGATGATGCATTTGCTCTTTGCCAGGCTTGTGAAATATCAATATCATCTTTGCTTTCTTTGATGGATGTATACAGAAAAGAGCTGGATTATGCTGTATTGTCGAAACTCATTGAT GTATGCTATAGTGTCGTTGAGATCTCGATAGACGCCATCCCAGATGCAGTGAATGAGTTGAAAACGTTTTTCATCAACCTCCTCCTATTTTCTGCTGA GAAATTAGGATGGGAATCGGTTCCAGGTGAGATCCACTTAAATACAATGTTAAGAGGAGATGTATACAAGGCCTTGGCTACCTTTGGGCATGATAAAACTCACAGTGAAGCAATGCAGCGGTTTGAATCGTTGTTAAAAGACAGTGCCACACCTCTTCTTTCAGCTGATATAAGAAAG GCTACGTACATTGCTATAATGAGGAATGCTAGCACCACAAATAGAAATGGTTTTGAGTCCTTGTTGAAGATTTTGAGAGAAGCCGATACAGTTCATGAGAAGGAACGTGTTTTGG GATGTATAGCTTCATGTCCAGACTCGGAGATAGTTCTAGAAGTTCTGAACCTGTTGGTTTCTGATGAG GTTCGGGATCAGGATATCATCTATGGACTGCGTGGAATTAGCTTAGAGGGCCGCGAAATAGCATGGAGATGGTTGAAG